A single region of the Salvia miltiorrhiza cultivar Shanhuang (shh) chromosome 8, IMPLAD_Smil_shh, whole genome shotgun sequence genome encodes:
- the LOC131000747 gene encoding monofunctional riboflavin biosynthesis protein RIBA 3, chloroplastic isoform X2, with the protein MAASHVSSEAVAFMVRHGSGIISVGMKEEDLQRLDLPLMSPQNEDNSSAPSFTVTVDARVGTSTGVSASDREKTVLALSSPESRPEDFRRPGHVFPLKYRSGGVLRRVGHSEASVDLVTLAGLQPVSVLSAVVDVDDGSMASIATLRKLALDNSIPIVLITDLIRYRRKREKLVERTAVSRLPTKWGSSFMVYCYRSKLDEIEHIALVKGDIGNGQDVLVRVHSECLTGDIFGSRRCDCGNQLDLAMQLIEQAGRGVLVYLRGHEGRGIGLGHKLQAYNLQDEGHDTVEANLELGFAADAREYGIGAQMLRDVGVHTMRLMTNNPAKFTGLKGYGLAVVGRVPVLTPITEDNRRYLETKRVKMGHVYGSDLQGPLSEFIKSTSDNQEPAEGKSKS; encoded by the exons ATGGCAGCATCCCACGTGAGCTCTGAGGCGGTCGCGTTCATGGTTAGGCACGGATCTGGTATAATCTCAGTCGGCATGAAGGAAGAGGACCTTCAGAGGCTAGACCTCCCATTGATGTCGCCTCAAAATGAAGATAATTCGTCCGCTCCTTCCTTCACTGTCACTGTG GATGCTAGAGTTGGAACATCTACTGGTGTGTCAGCTTCAGACAGGGAAAAAACAGTGCTTGCTCTCTCCTCTCCTGAGTCGAGGCCGGAAGATTTCAGAAGGCCGGGACATGTATTCCCCCTCAAGTATAGGAGCGGGGGCGTTCTACGTAGAGTTGGCCACAGTGAAGCTTCTGTGGATTTGGTCACACTAGCTGGTTTGCAGCCAGTCTCAGTTCTCTCAGCCGTAGTTGATGTAGACGATGGTTCCATGGCCTCCATTGCCACTTTGAGAAAGTTGGCCTTGGATAATAGCATTCCAATTGTTTTAATCACTGATCTCATAAG GTATAGGAGAAAGAGGGAAAAACTGGTTGAAAGGACTGCAGTTTCGCGCTTGCCTACTAAATGGGGTTCGTCGTTTATGGTATACTGTTATCGTTCAAAACTGGACGAGATAGAGCATATTGCGCTTGTGAAG GGAGACATAGGGAATGGGCAGGATGTTCTTGTGAGGGTTCACTCGGAGTGTTTGACAGGCGACATTTTTGGATCAAGGCGATGCGACTGTGGCAATCAGTTGGATTTGGCAATGCAGTTGATAGAGCAAGCTGGTAGAGGCGTTCTAGTGTACCTCCGGGGGCACGAGGGACGTGGGATCGGGCTTGGTCACAAGCTTCAGGCCTACAACTTGCAGGATGAAGGCCATGACACGGTTGAAGCTAATCTCGAGCTTGGTTTTGCAGCTGATGCACGCGAATATGGGATTGGCGCCCAG ATGCTACGAGACGTTGGAGTTCATACCATGCGCCTGATGACGAACAATCCGGCCAAATTTACTGGTCTCAAGGGATACGGCCTAGCAGTTGTGGGTCGTGTTCCTGTACTGACCCCCATCACGGAGGACAACAGGCGGTATTTGGAGACGAAACGTGTGAAGATGGGTCATGTTTATGGATCTGATCTACAAGGGCCATTGTCTGAGTTCATCAAATCAACTAGTGATAACCAAGAGCCAGCAGAGGGAAAGAGCAAAAGCTGA
- the LOC131000748 gene encoding uncharacterized protein LOC131000748: MMEMASFWSYEENHEMEQLGEKLMCTTLELEKLKSEAVEEMRKNKDYIKQLIHLLKYAIQERDEARNQFQKLLNNTMLPSLPLFQSNPAKANSSVTESNSLSETYSTPVDSLFDAVSSPDVDQASLIIDDLAKATILPQRGNFLQAVLRAGPLLETLLVAGPLPTWRNPPQFQPLHIPPFSINADHKPYADLSCASVQVQASPMLNFGHMVSAPCGNSYAPLAKRQRFS, from the coding sequence AATCATGAGATGGAGCAACTGGGTGAGAAGCTGATGTGCACGACTCTCGAACTTGAGAAGCTGAAATCGGAAGCGGTGGAAGAAATGAGGAAAAACAAAGACTACATAAAGCAGTTGATCCATCTTCTCAAATACGCAATTCAAGAGAGAGACGAAGCCAGAAACCAATTCCAGAAGCTTCTCAACAACACCATGCTCCCTTCCCTCCCCCTCTTCCAATCCAATCCGGCCAAGGCTAATTCCAGCGTCACCGAATCCAACAGCCTGTCGGAAACCTACAGCACGCCGGTCGACTCTCTCTTCGACGCCGTCTCCTCCCCTGACGTTGATCAGGCGTCGTTGATCATAGACGATCTTGCAAAGGCCACAATTCTGCCTCAGAGAGGGAACTTCTTGCAGGCTGTTTTGCGGGCCGGCCCGCTTCTTGAGACGCTTCTCGTCGCCGGCCCGCTTCCCACGTGGCGTAATCCGCCGCAGTTTCAGCCTCTTCACATACCCCCTTTCTCCATCAATGCCGACCACAAGCCTTATGCTGACTTATCTTGTGCTTCTGTTCAAGTTCAGGCATCGCCTATGCTGAATTTCGGACATATGGTTTCTGCTCCTTGCGGTAATAGTTATGCCCCTTTGGCCAAGAGACAGCGCTTCAGTTGA
- the LOC131000746 gene encoding 11S globulin seed storage protein Ana o 2.0101-like, producing MDIDLTPKLPKKIYGGDGGSYHAWCPNDLPMLKDGNIGAAKLSLEKNGFALPRYSDSAKVAYVLQGSGVAGIILPEKEEKVVAIKKGDAIALPFGVTTWWYNKEDTELGILFLGETKIAHKAGCFTDFFLTGPNGIFTGFTTEFVSRAWDLDEATVKTLVSSQSAKGIVKLPADAKMPEPKKEHYTGMALNCEEAPLDVDIKGGGKVVVLNTKNLPLVGEVGFGADLVKLNGGAMCSPGFSCDSALQVTYIVRGSGRVQVVGVDGKRVLETTIKAGNLFIVPRFFVVSKISDPDGMDWFSIVTTPNPIFTHLAGRTSVWKALSPEVLRASFNVPADVEQKFSSKRKAEEIFFPPPN from the exons ATGGATATTGATTTGACACCCAAGTTGCCCAAGAAGATCTACGGTGGAGACGGCGGGTCGTACCACGCGTGGTGCCCCAACGACCTCCCTATGCTCAAAGACGGCAACATCGGCGCCGCCAAGCTCTCCCTCGAGAAGAACGGCTTCGCACTGCCGCGCTACTCCGATTCCGCCAAAGTCGCCTATGTTCTTCAAG GCAGTGGAGTCGCCGGAATCATCCTGCCGGAGAAGGAGGAGAAGGTGGTGGCGATCAAGAAGGGCGACGCCATCGCCCTCCCCTTCGGCGTGACGACGTGGTGGTACAACAAGGAGGACACCGAACTAGGCATCCTCTTCCTCGGCGAGACCAAGATCGCCCACAAAGCCGGCTGCTTCACCGACTTTTTCCTCACCGGCCCCAACGGCATCTTCACCGGCTTCACCACCGAGTTCGTGAGCCGCGCCTGGGACTTGGACGAGGCCACCGTCAAGACCCTCGTGAGCAGCCAGTCGGCCAAGGGCATCGTCAAGCTCCCCGCCGACGCCAAGATGCCCGAGCCCAAGAAGGAGCACTACACCGGCATGGCCCTCAACTGCGAGGAGGCGCCCCTTGATGTCGACATCAAGGGCGGCGGCAAGGTCGTCGTGCTCAACACCAAGAACCTGCCGCTGGTCGGGGAGGTCGGCTTCGGGGCCGACCTCGTGAAGCTCAACGGGGGAGCCATGTGCTCCCCCGGCTTCTCCTGCGACTCCGCCCTGCAGGTCACCTACATCGTACGAGGCAGCGGGCGGGTCCAGGTTGTCGGTGTCGACGGCAAGCGCGTGCTCGAGACCACCATCAAGGCCGGGAACCTCTTCATCGTTCCTAGGTTTTTTGTCGTGTCCAAGATTTCGGACCCAGATGGCATGGACTGGTTCTCCATTGTCACCACTCCAAA CCCTATTTTCACGCATCTTGCGGGAAGGACTTCGGTGTGGAAGGCGCTGTCGCCGGAGGTGCTGAGGGCGTCGTTTAACGTTCCGGCCGATGTGGAGCAGAAGTTTAGCTCCAAGAGAAAGGCTGAAGAGATCTTCTTCCCGCCACCCAATTGA
- the LOC131000747 gene encoding monofunctional riboflavin biosynthesis protein RIBA 3, chloroplastic isoform X1, translated as MDCITLQQSSFPHILISWKSSHSTHLTTISPHRSRPCKCKLAACCAVGSSESYSSNKQNLNGSLFAQSNENDESSPALFGTLEAEITQETIDFFVSDADGDPDRPSPGYSSIEQALAALRQRKFVLVVDDNDGDDGDVEGNLVMAASHVSSEAVAFMVRHGSGIISVGMKEEDLQRLDLPLMSPQNEDNSSAPSFTVTVDARVGTSTGVSASDREKTVLALSSPESRPEDFRRPGHVFPLKYRSGGVLRRVGHSEASVDLVTLAGLQPVSVLSAVVDVDDGSMASIATLRKLALDNSIPIVLITDLIRYRRKREKLVERTAVSRLPTKWGSSFMVYCYRSKLDEIEHIALVKGDIGNGQDVLVRVHSECLTGDIFGSRRCDCGNQLDLAMQLIEQAGRGVLVYLRGHEGRGIGLGHKLQAYNLQDEGHDTVEANLELGFAADAREYGIGAQMLRDVGVHTMRLMTNNPAKFTGLKGYGLAVVGRVPVLTPITEDNRRYLETKRVKMGHVYGSDLQGPLSEFIKSTSDNQEPAEGKSKS; from the exons ATGGATTGCATTACTCTTCAGCAATCTTCGTTTCCTCACATATTGATCAGCTGGAAATCCTCACACTCAACTCATCTCACAACTATCTCGCCTCATAGAAGTCGACCGTGTAAGTGTAAGCTTGCAGCGTGCTGCGCCGTAGGATCATCAGAGAGCTACTCATCGAACAAGCAAAATTTAAACGGCTCCTTGTTTGCTCAATCAAATGAAAATGATGAATCTTCCCCTGCACTCTTTGGAACTTTGGAAGCCGAAATAACTCAAGAAACCATTGATTTCTTCGTGAGTGATGCCGATGGCGATCCTGACCGTCCCTCTCCGGGCTACTCTTCCATCGAGCAAGCCCTCGCTGCATTGCGCCAACGCAAG TTTGTGCTTGTTGTAGATGATAATGATGGTGATGATGGTGATGTTGAAGGGAACCTTGTGATGGCAGCATCCCACGTGAGCTCTGAGGCGGTCGCGTTCATGGTTAGGCACGGATCTGGTATAATCTCAGTCGGCATGAAGGAAGAGGACCTTCAGAGGCTAGACCTCCCATTGATGTCGCCTCAAAATGAAGATAATTCGTCCGCTCCTTCCTTCACTGTCACTGTG GATGCTAGAGTTGGAACATCTACTGGTGTGTCAGCTTCAGACAGGGAAAAAACAGTGCTTGCTCTCTCCTCTCCTGAGTCGAGGCCGGAAGATTTCAGAAGGCCGGGACATGTATTCCCCCTCAAGTATAGGAGCGGGGGCGTTCTACGTAGAGTTGGCCACAGTGAAGCTTCTGTGGATTTGGTCACACTAGCTGGTTTGCAGCCAGTCTCAGTTCTCTCAGCCGTAGTTGATGTAGACGATGGTTCCATGGCCTCCATTGCCACTTTGAGAAAGTTGGCCTTGGATAATAGCATTCCAATTGTTTTAATCACTGATCTCATAAG GTATAGGAGAAAGAGGGAAAAACTGGTTGAAAGGACTGCAGTTTCGCGCTTGCCTACTAAATGGGGTTCGTCGTTTATGGTATACTGTTATCGTTCAAAACTGGACGAGATAGAGCATATTGCGCTTGTGAAG GGAGACATAGGGAATGGGCAGGATGTTCTTGTGAGGGTTCACTCGGAGTGTTTGACAGGCGACATTTTTGGATCAAGGCGATGCGACTGTGGCAATCAGTTGGATTTGGCAATGCAGTTGATAGAGCAAGCTGGTAGAGGCGTTCTAGTGTACCTCCGGGGGCACGAGGGACGTGGGATCGGGCTTGGTCACAAGCTTCAGGCCTACAACTTGCAGGATGAAGGCCATGACACGGTTGAAGCTAATCTCGAGCTTGGTTTTGCAGCTGATGCACGCGAATATGGGATTGGCGCCCAG ATGCTACGAGACGTTGGAGTTCATACCATGCGCCTGATGACGAACAATCCGGCCAAATTTACTGGTCTCAAGGGATACGGCCTAGCAGTTGTGGGTCGTGTTCCTGTACTGACCCCCATCACGGAGGACAACAGGCGGTATTTGGAGACGAAACGTGTGAAGATGGGTCATGTTTATGGATCTGATCTACAAGGGCCATTGTCTGAGTTCATCAAATCAACTAGTGATAACCAAGAGCCAGCAGAGGGAAAGAGCAAAAGCTGA
- the LOC130998036 gene encoding RING-H2 finger protein ATL52-like, protein MSASPTASPGEDSSKWDPQVIGMVGLVCSIFLLFSYYKILERNCATIRVSRNREQRRRLNQHLEDFSSQLQSRGLDSYLMHSLPITQIKKCKDTEPNLSSWECAVCLGEFEQGEWVKHLPICSHVFHVSCIDTWFQTHDSCPLCRSYVCHPNTPPQSSININIYLQTLNREDFHRHTSQHYQERRDDLSNS, encoded by the coding sequence ATGTCGGCATCCCCGACAGCGTCTCCGGGTGAGGATTCTTCAAAGTGGGATCCTCAGGTGATCGGCATGGTTGGCCTGGTTTGCAGCATCTTCCTGTTGTTCAGCTACTATAAGATACTAGAAAGGAACTGCGCCACAATTCGCGTATCACGAAATCGAGAGCAACGGAGGCGCCTGAATCAGCATCTTGAGGATTTCTCCTCCCAGCTCCAGAGCAGGGGACTGGACTCGTATCTCATGCACTCGCTTCCCATCACTCAGATCAAGAAATGCAAGGATACAGAGCCCAACCTCAGCAGTTGGGAGTGTGCAGTCTGTTTGGGGGAATTCGAACAAGGGGAGTGGGTGAAGCATCTGCCTATTTGCTCtcatgtgtttcatgtctcgtGTATCGATACTTGGTTTCAGACTCACGACAGCTGCCCCCTCTGCAGATCCTATGTATGCCATCCCAATACGCCTCCTCAATCATCAATCAACATCAACATCTATCTCCAGACTCTCAATAGGGAGGACTTTCATCGCCACACATCACAGCATTACCAAGAACGGCGTGATGATCTGAGTAATAGTTGA